Proteins encoded by one window of Emticicia oligotrophica DSM 17448:
- a CDS encoding aspartyl protease family protein — MEKLLKLRLIAILLLISQLAFAQKLRKKDDRFGYHFIGKHQKIAKFDFDLHANLIVLKAQLDGSDTLNFILDTGVSSTIVTDPKKALSHGVKYVRRVKVAGAGEGEALMANVSVGHTIRIGDVVAGQQSLIVLDEDVLQLSEFLGVPIHGIFGHDLFSNFVVTIDFENKKLTLSEPKKFKYKKSMGTQYPIVLTQSKPYTDAIAIVSNDQKVIPMRLVIDTGAGHALLLNAGEREPIRLPDRVMRANLGRGLNGEINGSIGRVDKIRMGSLEMKNILASFPDSLSFSMKFTPDDTKRQGSIGCELLRRFTVTLNYREGYMILKPIRNRMKEAFEHDMSGLDVRAKGLDFNQYIVNKVIEGSPAYAAGLREGDELIFVNNQHVKDLTISDIYKILSRKEGKEVEFFYRRNGELRFTNFYLKRMI, encoded by the coding sequence ATGGAAAAACTACTAAAACTCCGCCTGATAGCTATCTTGTTGCTTATAAGCCAATTAGCTTTTGCTCAGAAACTACGAAAAAAAGATGACCGTTTTGGTTATCATTTTATTGGTAAACACCAAAAAATCGCCAAATTTGACTTCGACCTTCACGCTAATCTTATTGTATTAAAAGCTCAACTTGACGGCTCTGATACTTTAAACTTTATATTGGATACTGGTGTAAGTTCTACGATTGTTACAGACCCAAAAAAAGCTCTTAGCCATGGAGTAAAGTATGTGCGAAGGGTAAAAGTTGCAGGGGCTGGAGAGGGCGAAGCATTGATGGCCAATGTTTCAGTAGGACACACCATCCGAATTGGCGACGTTGTAGCAGGACAACAAAGTTTAATCGTTTTAGATGAAGATGTATTACAACTTTCTGAATTTTTGGGTGTACCTATTCATGGTATCTTTGGGCACGATTTGTTCAGTAATTTTGTAGTAACAATTGATTTTGAGAATAAAAAACTAACGCTCTCTGAGCCAAAGAAGTTTAAGTATAAAAAATCAATGGGTACGCAGTATCCAATTGTACTGACGCAGTCAAAACCTTATACTGATGCGATTGCTATTGTAAGTAATGACCAAAAGGTAATACCTATGCGACTCGTTATTGACACAGGTGCAGGGCACGCTTTGTTGCTAAATGCTGGAGAAAGAGAACCAATTCGTTTACCCGACCGTGTTATGAGAGCCAATTTAGGACGTGGGCTAAACGGTGAAATCAACGGAAGTATAGGTAGAGTCGATAAAATTAGAATGGGAAGTTTGGAGATGAAAAACATTTTAGCGTCGTTTCCTGATAGTTTATCGTTTAGTATGAAATTTACACCTGATGATACCAAACGCCAAGGCAGTATTGGTTGTGAGCTACTTCGTAGATTTACAGTTACGCTAAATTATCGAGAAGGGTATATGATTTTGAAGCCCATTCGAAATAGAATGAAGGAAGCCTTTGAGCACGATATGAGTGGGTTGGACGTCAGGGCGAAAGGATTAGATTTTAATCAATATATTGTTAATAAAGTTATTGAAGGTTCGCCAGCTTACGCAGCGGGATTACGTGAAGGAGATGAGCTTATTTTTGTGAATAATCAACATGTAAAGGATCTCACTATTAGTGATATTTATAAGATTTTATCTCGAAAAGAAGGTAAAGAAGTAGAGTTTTTTTACAGAAGAAATGGAGAACTGAGATTTACTAATTTCTACTTAAAACGTATGATATGA
- a CDS encoding DNA/RNA non-specific endonuclease encodes MKSNRIILILIFFAIGYLLYYKDKAGPIGDFWKTVTGVFNSKDNNSKEKNPYKAPEPDNEATATKGQSQYEDVATATNKKEKQNTEENTDKGDNSSIFDKIKDKVFDTDTQENTSDNGDIPDFAFPAINRGDEIIKHKNYTLRYEEDYEVPAWVVHKLRGEYTTGHASRGDNQFIPDRQVKDNSALSGDYSNSGYDRGHMVPAGDFKCCQELMTETFYMSNIAPQVPDFNRGIWENIESRIRGWAVRDEELYVVTGPVLKKGLPTIGRYNNVAVPEYFYKIVLFHQPKTGKKSRMIAFLLPNESLQGKRMNSFVVSVDEVEKATGLDFFSKLPADIQIKLEANSSWSEWTKIQ; translated from the coding sequence ATGAAATCTAATCGTATCATCCTGATTCTGATATTCTTTGCTATCGGCTATTTATTATATTATAAAGACAAAGCAGGCCCAATTGGAGATTTTTGGAAAACAGTAACAGGAGTATTTAATTCAAAGGATAATAACTCGAAAGAAAAAAATCCTTATAAAGCCCCAGAGCCTGACAATGAGGCTACCGCAACTAAAGGCCAAAGCCAATATGAAGATGTAGCTACCGCAACTAATAAAAAGGAAAAACAAAATACCGAAGAAAATACAGATAAAGGCGATAATTCTTCAATTTTTGATAAAATCAAAGATAAAGTATTCGATACTGATACACAAGAAAACACTTCAGATAACGGAGATATTCCTGACTTTGCTTTTCCTGCTATTAACCGTGGAGATGAAATTATCAAGCATAAAAATTATACACTTCGCTATGAAGAAGACTATGAAGTTCCGGCTTGGGTAGTTCATAAATTACGTGGAGAATACACCACTGGTCATGCCAGTAGAGGGGATAATCAGTTTATTCCTGACCGACAAGTGAAAGATAATTCAGCTCTTTCGGGTGATTATAGTAATTCTGGCTACGACCGTGGCCACATGGTTCCTGCGGGCGATTTTAAATGTTGCCAAGAATTAATGACCGAAACTTTTTACATGAGCAATATTGCTCCACAAGTGCCTGATTTTAATCGTGGGATTTGGGAAAATATTGAAAGTAGGATAAGAGGCTGGGCCGTGCGAGATGAAGAATTATATGTAGTTACGGGTCCTGTACTAAAAAAGGGCTTACCAACCATTGGGCGATATAATAATGTGGCTGTTCCTGAATATTTCTACAAAATTGTATTATTTCATCAGCCAAAAACAGGTAAAAAATCTCGAATGATTGCATTCCTATTACCAAATGAATCTCTACAAGGCAAACGTATGAATAGTTTTGTGGTTTCGGTTGATGAAGTAGAAAAAGCAACAGGCCTTGATTTTTTCTCCAAATTACCTGCTGATATTCAAATCAAACTCGAAGCCAATAGCAGTTGGTCGGAGTGGACAAAGATACAATAA
- a CDS encoding family 16 glycoside hydrolase, with translation MTQNIIKKLIFCSLWASATYAQQVLPLNDMSAFRPIKENWSIVGNISASIDQTNSTTTQPGTGILSCKNEIGKYGTEKDILTVMEHGDLDLDLDFMMAKGSNSGIYLQGRYEIQLFDSWGKKTAKYSDLGGIYERWDESKPEGSKGYEGVAPRLNVAKAPGLWQNIKISFQAPRFDANGKKISNAKILSIILNGILIHENVELSGPTRGAIVDNEVSAGPIRFQGDHGNVAFRNIKYKSFNQKMITFSDLKFGVYKGNFRTVADIEKIKPETSGNGALLNWAVSNAENEFAVKYAGKIKVPDAGTYTFSVVHGGNTQMNINGKDVFKNGWLTGGQRQASIELPAGEVDFELYYWKADGWLQPSLGLYVESETVRKHPLHSPNSTLVGNPTSPIYLNPSTEPVVFRSFMDINSGNKNKRIVHAVSVGNKENLHYTYDLDNGALFQIWKGSFLNTTPMWNDRGDGSSRPMGSLTLLGDEPLVNSLASPTTAWSDLDATYRPRGYELDENGNPTFKYDYAGANISDKTTPSADGKMLNREVSVKGTATNLYARLASAKTITQVDSLYIIDGQYYIKVTEGTVSVRQSNGMQELIAPLAAKVAYSIIW, from the coding sequence ATGACGCAAAACATCATTAAAAAACTAATTTTTTGTAGCCTTTGGGCAAGTGCGACCTACGCCCAACAAGTGCTTCCGCTCAATGACATGTCGGCGTTTCGACCTATCAAAGAAAACTGGAGTATTGTTGGAAATATTTCGGCCAGTATCGACCAAACTAACTCTACAACAACACAACCAGGTACTGGAATTTTATCGTGCAAAAATGAAATCGGTAAATATGGAACTGAAAAAGATATTTTGACTGTCATGGAACACGGCGACCTTGACCTCGACCTTGATTTTATGATGGCCAAAGGTTCGAACTCGGGAATCTACCTTCAAGGACGTTACGAAATTCAGTTGTTTGATAGTTGGGGTAAGAAAACAGCAAAATATAGCGATTTAGGGGGTATTTATGAGCGTTGGGACGAGTCTAAACCTGAAGGTTCTAAAGGATATGAAGGTGTTGCTCCACGCCTAAATGTAGCTAAAGCTCCGGGTTTATGGCAAAATATTAAGATTTCGTTTCAAGCACCACGCTTTGATGCTAATGGAAAGAAAATCAGCAATGCCAAAATTTTGTCGATTATCTTAAATGGTATCTTAATTCATGAAAATGTTGAATTAAGTGGCCCAACTCGTGGGGCAATAGTAGATAATGAGGTATCGGCTGGGCCGATTCGTTTTCAAGGTGACCACGGAAATGTAGCATTCAGAAATATCAAATACAAAAGCTTCAATCAAAAAATGATTACTTTCAGCGATTTGAAGTTTGGTGTTTATAAAGGAAATTTCCGTACGGTAGCTGATATTGAGAAAATCAAGCCTGAAACAAGTGGAAATGGGGCTTTATTGAACTGGGCGGTTTCAAATGCAGAAAATGAATTTGCCGTAAAATATGCAGGAAAAATTAAAGTGCCAGATGCAGGGACATACACATTTTCAGTAGTTCATGGTGGAAATACACAAATGAACATCAATGGAAAGGATGTATTTAAGAATGGCTGGCTAACTGGCGGACAACGCCAAGCATCAATCGAATTACCAGCAGGGGAAGTTGATTTTGAATTATATTATTGGAAAGCTGATGGTTGGTTACAACCTTCGTTGGGGCTTTATGTTGAGTCGGAAACGGTAAGAAAACACCCATTACACTCGCCAAACTCAACATTAGTAGGAAATCCAACTTCGCCCATTTACTTGAATCCAAGCACTGAGCCAGTGGTATTCCGTTCGTTTATGGACATCAATTCGGGCAATAAAAACAAAAGAATTGTGCACGCAGTTTCAGTAGGAAACAAAGAAAATCTACACTATACTTATGATTTAGACAACGGAGCGTTATTTCAAATCTGGAAAGGCTCTTTCTTGAATACTACGCCAATGTGGAACGACCGTGGTGACGGTAGTTCACGTCCAATGGGAAGTCTTACACTTTTAGGCGATGAACCATTGGTAAATAGCTTAGCTTCACCAACAACTGCATGGTCTGATTTAGATGCAACTTATCGTCCTAGAGGTTATGAATTAGATGAGAATGGCAACCCAACCTTCAAATATGACTACGCTGGAGCCAATATTTCGGACAAAACAACTCCAAGTGCTGATGGAAAAATGTTGAATCGTGAAGTTTCGGTAAAAGGTACTGCAACCAACTTATACGCAAGATTGGCTTCTGCAAAGACCATTACGCAAGTTGATAGTCTTTATATCATTGATGGTCAATATTATATCAAAGTTACGGAAGGAACTGTAAGCGTTCGCCAATCGAATGGTATGCAAGAATTAATTGCTCCATTAGCTGCAAAAGTAGCTTATTCGATAATTTGGTAA
- a CDS encoding c-type cytochrome, which produces MKNIIKIFISLMTFSSVFAQNSAENDYYRMITLPVPEGMLLEVGGITTMPTGDVALATRRGDIWIINNPNMTGGTAPYYRKFASGLHEILGLVYKNGSFYCAQRGELTKLTDKNGDGRADAYETVCNLPISGHYHEYTFGPKVLPDGSMIVTGNVAFGDEEWWRGESRRPWRGWAVKISEDGKLEPYATGMRSPCGIGMIDGEFWYGDNQGDWMGSGFIAQVNKGDFMGHPAGLRWTSEPNSPVKLTTEQLYAKVNPRKDKDANGYYIKPENIESERGTYLFELKKDFPELKLPAVWLPHGVLGISTSEIIKDETNGGFGPFAGQVFVGDQGKSNITRVYLEKVNGQFQGAAFPFREGFQSGILRMVFAGDGSMFVGETNRGWGSAGNTTAGVERLVWTGKMPFEMKTMKAMPDGFEIEFTKPVNKATAADFKSYQIRSFTYKYHPVYGSPTVDEKFLTVKGLKVSEDGMKVRLLVDGLRQYYIHELKADGLKDTDGKNLLHSLAFYTLNNIPSGEKMTGFVPRPTNLKTNTEKTTEVKLTTPDDVNAKKTAAAAKVVPTFDEVKPLLQKHTCVACHQADKRLVGPAFKDVAKRKYSEAKIVELIYKPQPKNWPDYATEMAPMPQVPKGDALKIAAWINSLK; this is translated from the coding sequence ATGAAAAATATCATAAAAATATTTATTTCACTCATGACGTTTTCGAGCGTATTTGCTCAAAATTCGGCCGAAAACGACTATTATCGTATGATTACCCTGCCTGTTCCTGAGGGTATGCTTTTAGAAGTAGGAGGTATTACTACCATGCCTACTGGTGATGTGGCTTTGGCAACTCGTCGTGGCGATATTTGGATTATTAATAACCCAAATATGACTGGTGGTACTGCACCCTACTACCGTAAATTTGCAAGTGGTTTGCACGAAATATTGGGTTTAGTTTATAAAAATGGTTCATTCTACTGTGCTCAACGTGGTGAACTTACGAAACTGACTGATAAAAATGGCGATGGCCGTGCTGATGCTTACGAAACGGTGTGTAACTTGCCTATTTCGGGGCATTACCATGAATATACTTTCGGACCAAAAGTTTTGCCAGATGGTTCGATGATTGTAACTGGTAATGTGGCTTTTGGAGATGAAGAATGGTGGAGAGGTGAAAGTCGTCGTCCGTGGAGAGGCTGGGCTGTGAAGATTTCAGAAGATGGAAAATTAGAGCCTTATGCAACTGGCATGCGTTCGCCGTGTGGAATTGGTATGATTGATGGCGAATTTTGGTACGGAGATAATCAAGGCGATTGGATGGGTTCAGGCTTTATTGCTCAAGTAAATAAAGGAGATTTCATGGGACATCCTGCGGGTTTACGTTGGACAAGCGAGCCAAATTCGCCTGTAAAACTTACAACTGAGCAATTATATGCTAAAGTGAACCCGCGTAAAGATAAAGATGCCAATGGCTATTATATTAAGCCAGAAAATATTGAAAGCGAGCGTGGAACTTACCTTTTTGAGTTGAAAAAAGATTTCCCAGAACTTAAACTTCCTGCGGTTTGGTTGCCACATGGAGTGTTAGGGATTTCTACGTCTGAAATTATAAAAGATGAAACTAACGGAGGCTTTGGCCCATTTGCTGGACAAGTTTTCGTGGGAGACCAAGGAAAAAGTAATATCACACGTGTTTATCTTGAGAAAGTAAACGGGCAGTTTCAAGGAGCAGCTTTCCCTTTCAGAGAAGGTTTTCAATCTGGAATTTTACGTATGGTTTTTGCTGGTGATGGTTCTATGTTTGTGGGCGAAACCAACCGTGGTTGGGGTTCGGCAGGAAATACAACGGCTGGTGTAGAACGCTTAGTTTGGACAGGTAAAATGCCTTTCGAAATGAAAACAATGAAAGCCATGCCCGATGGTTTTGAAATAGAGTTTACAAAACCTGTAAATAAAGCTACTGCGGCTGATTTCAAAAGCTACCAAATTCGTAGTTTTACTTACAAATACCACCCTGTTTATGGTAGTCCAACAGTTGACGAGAAATTCTTGACGGTTAAAGGTTTGAAGGTTTCAGAAGATGGCATGAAAGTAAGATTATTGGTTGATGGTTTACGTCAATACTATATTCACGAACTAAAAGCCGATGGATTGAAAGATACTGATGGGAAGAATCTATTGCATAGTTTGGCTTTCTACACATTAAATAATATTCCGAGTGGAGAAAAAATGACTGGTTTTGTACCTCGCCCGACAAACCTTAAAACTAACACAGAGAAAACAACTGAAGTTAAACTTACCACACCAGATGATGTAAATGCAAAGAAAACCGCTGCTGCGGCAAAAGTAGTACCTACATTCGATGAAGTTAAACCATTGCTTCAAAAACACACTTGTGTAGCATGTCATCAAGCGGATAAACGTTTGGTTGGCCCAGCCTTTAAAGATGTGGCGAAAAGAAAATACTCAGAGGCTAAAATTGTAGAGTTAATCTATAAGCCACAACCAAAAAACTGGCCTGATTATGCTACCGAAATGGCTCCAATGCCGCAAGTACCGAAAGGCGATGCTTTAAAAATTGCTGCTTGGATAAATTCATTAAAGTAA
- a CDS encoding head GIN domain-containing protein — protein sequence MKKLFAIILLINSYSFAQDYKRSFNLQNFNKLDMGSAFIITVNQGNSYKVDISGREKDVKEIIAAVNNGTLELHYPSNWGNNKNRQEVYVNITMPKLSGVEFSGASKSTVTGFSNDKMSIEISGASVANFSINAAALNLDCSGASSLKVVGNGQTLNADVSGASNINLFDFKTTTANIEASGASDVKIFVTGKLMADASGASSIRYKGAASVKSSTSGAGSVKSMN from the coding sequence ATGAAAAAACTCTTTGCAATAATCTTATTAATCAATAGCTATAGTTTCGCTCAAGATTACAAACGCTCATTCAACCTACAAAACTTTAACAAACTTGATATGGGTAGTGCCTTCATTATAACAGTCAATCAAGGAAATTCCTATAAAGTTGATATAAGTGGACGAGAAAAGGATGTTAAGGAAATTATTGCTGCAGTGAATAATGGCACGCTAGAACTACATTATCCGTCGAACTGGGGAAATAATAAAAACCGACAAGAAGTTTACGTCAATATTACCATGCCTAAACTAAGTGGTGTAGAGTTTTCAGGAGCATCAAAATCGACTGTTACAGGATTTAGCAACGATAAAATGTCGATTGAGATTTCAGGGGCATCAGTAGCCAATTTTAGTATCAATGCCGCTGCCTTAAATTTAGATTGCTCTGGGGCTTCAAGTCTTAAAGTTGTCGGAAATGGACAAACCCTAAATGCCGATGTTTCGGGGGCATCAAACATTAACCTATTTGATTTTAAAACCACAACGGCTAATATTGAAGCATCTGGGGCAAGTGATGTAAAAATATTCGTTACGGGGAAACTTATGGCCGATGCCAGTGGAGCAAGTAGCATTCGCTATAAAGGAGCCGCATCTGTTAAATCTAGCACTTCAGGTGCAGGTTCGGTGAAATCGATGAATTAG
- a CDS encoding nuclear transport factor 2 family protein, which produces MKKLLTILLFMGASQLFAQTDEQLIKATINQVFDGMRKNDSSMVREVLHPSCFLKSIGKTKTGEVKLQEDAILMWLKQIGTKREGVILDERLTSYDIKIDGEMAMAWTPYEFYVNDKFNHCGVDVFTLMKTDKGWKIVGIVDTRRKENCVK; this is translated from the coding sequence ATGAAAAAACTATTAACTATTTTACTCTTCATGGGAGCGTCTCAACTCTTCGCCCAAACTGACGAACAATTAATAAAGGCAACCATTAATCAAGTTTTTGATGGTATGCGAAAAAATGATTCAAGTATGGTACGTGAAGTTTTGCATCCTTCGTGTTTTTTGAAATCAATCGGAAAAACAAAAACTGGAGAAGTAAAGCTACAAGAAGATGCAATTTTGATGTGGCTCAAACAAATTGGCACAAAACGAGAAGGAGTAATTTTAGATGAAAGACTGACAAGTTATGATATTAAAATTGATGGAGAAATGGCTATGGCTTGGACTCCGTATGAGTTTTACGTGAATGATAAATTTAACCATTGCGGAGTAGATGTATTTACCTTGATGAAAACAGATAAGGGCTGGAAAATTGTAGGAATTGTTGATACTCGAAGGAAAGAAAATTGTGTAAAATAA
- a CDS encoding amidohydrolase: MKKLLLLALPLTTLCSFGQSSLKTKINAKTDAIDSKVITWRRDIHQNPELGNREFKTAEKIAAHLKSLGIEVQEKVAYTGVVGVLKGGKPGPCVLLRADMDALPVTERNDLPYKSNVVTEYNNQKTGVMHACGHDTHVAILMGVAEVLSSMKNELAGTVKFCFQPAEEGAPAGEEGGAYLMIKQGVMENPKVDVAFGLHINSLTDVGQIRYRSGPEMAAADTYTLKIKGKQTHGASPWSGIDPITTGSQIVMAFQTIISRNVDITDNPAIVTVGAFNSGIRSNIIPEEATLIGTIRTFSEAQQQLIHRRMQEIATNIAESAGATADLKINIGVPVTYNDPTLTEKMVPTLTALAGKSNILQAPLATGAEDFSFFGKKVPAFFFFLGGRPVGSKVAAPHHTPDFIIDDSGLGLGVKALCHLTVDYFEKK; this comes from the coding sequence ATGAAAAAACTGCTCCTTCTGGCTCTTCCGCTTACTACTCTTTGTAGTTTCGGTCAAAGTTCTTTAAAAACTAAAATCAATGCAAAAACCGATGCCATTGATTCAAAGGTAATCACTTGGCGAAGAGATATTCACCAAAACCCAGAATTAGGGAATCGTGAATTTAAAACCGCCGAAAAAATTGCTGCACATCTCAAATCTCTTGGCATTGAAGTTCAAGAAAAAGTAGCATACACGGGTGTTGTTGGAGTATTGAAAGGTGGCAAGCCAGGGCCATGTGTATTATTAAGAGCAGATATGGATGCCTTACCTGTAACCGAACGTAACGATTTGCCTTACAAATCAAACGTAGTAACAGAATATAACAATCAAAAAACGGGTGTTATGCACGCTTGCGGACACGATACGCACGTGGCAATTTTAATGGGTGTAGCAGAAGTACTTTCTTCTATGAAAAATGAATTGGCAGGAACGGTTAAGTTTTGTTTCCAACCAGCAGAAGAAGGTGCTCCTGCTGGGGAAGAAGGAGGAGCCTACCTAATGATCAAACAAGGTGTAATGGAAAATCCAAAAGTTGATGTTGCGTTTGGCCTGCACATTAATTCTTTGACTGATGTCGGTCAAATCAGATACCGTTCTGGCCCTGAGATGGCAGCTGCAGATACTTATACCCTTAAAATCAAAGGTAAGCAAACACACGGTGCTAGCCCGTGGAGCGGCATAGACCCCATTACAACTGGCTCACAAATTGTGATGGCATTTCAAACCATCATCAGTCGTAATGTTGATATTACCGATAATCCTGCAATCGTAACGGTTGGAGCTTTTAATTCGGGTATTAGAAGTAATATTATTCCAGAAGAAGCAACATTGATTGGCACGATTCGTACATTTAGTGAGGCACAACAGCAACTTATCCATAGAAGAATGCAGGAAATTGCCACAAATATTGCCGAAAGTGCAGGTGCTACAGCCGATTTAAAAATTAATATCGGTGTTCCTGTTACCTACAATGACCCAACATTGACCGAAAAAATGGTTCCGACACTTACTGCTTTAGCTGGCAAAAGCAATATTTTACAAGCTCCTTTGGCCACTGGTGCAGAAGATTTTAGCTTTTTTGGCAAAAAAGTGCCAGCGTTTTTCTTCTTTTTAGGTGGAAGACCAGTAGGTAGTAAGGTAGCAGCACCACATCATACACCTGATTTTATCATCGATGATAGTGGATTAGGACTTGGCGTAAAGGCATTATGTCATTTAACGGTGGATTATTTCGAGAAGAAGTAA
- a CDS encoding inorganic pyrophosphatase translates to MKPVYKAHPWHGISAGENAPEKVTVFVEIVPSDTIKYEVDKESGYLKIDRPQKYSNIIPSLYGFIPQTYCGEEVAKLARERGTDKVLEGDGDPLDICVLSSHHIPHGDILLQAIPIGGLCLLDKGEADDKIIAVLVADPIYQKYTDISELPEAIITRLRHYFLTYKSLPDEKNAIEISNVYGREDAQEVIRKSMLDYRDLIFKPI, encoded by the coding sequence ATGAAACCAGTTTACAAAGCACACCCGTGGCACGGGATTTCGGCAGGCGAAAACGCTCCGGAAAAAGTAACAGTATTTGTCGAAATAGTACCTTCTGATACCATTAAGTATGAAGTTGATAAAGAATCGGGTTATTTGAAAATTGACCGTCCACAAAAGTATTCAAACATCATCCCATCACTTTACGGATTTATTCCACAAACCTATTGCGGAGAAGAAGTAGCGAAATTAGCTCGTGAGCGTGGAACTGACAAAGTACTCGAAGGCGATGGCGACCCACTTGATATTTGCGTATTATCGAGCCACCATATTCCTCATGGCGATATTTTATTACAAGCAATTCCGATTGGTGGACTATGTCTATTAGATAAAGGTGAAGCTGATGATAAAATTATTGCGGTTTTAGTTGCTGACCCAATTTACCAGAAATATACTGATATCAGCGAATTGCCTGAAGCTATCATTACGCGTTTGAGACACTATTTCTTGACTTACAAGAGTTTACCAGACGAGAAGAATGCTATTGAAATCTCGAATGTTTATGGCCGTGAAGATGCACAGGAGGTAATCCGTAAATCAATGCTAGATTACCGTGATTTAATCTTCAAACCAATTTAA
- a CDS encoding pseudouridine synthase gives MKNNRPRTEEREKSFAKKENTRSGFGEKRREFDSKPSFKKREEGGAKFEEKKRPFGEKKTFSSERSFQRKDEKPERKSFSGERNFQRRDNTADSQPVRERKVFSDRPKASNDERPFKPFKKVDDSGRPTSNDRKFAFSPDKPRFQKNEPYKPFKKDKPNRFELKENQANASKGDAPNYDLERLKSRLPEKVQRKVQKEEKEAGKDELIRLNRYISNAGIASRRDADELIASGQITVNGKVVSEMGYKVKPTDVVKYGKKILNREKLVYVLLNKPKDFITTTEDPNERKTVMDLVKNACPERIYPVGRLDRNTTGLLLLTNDGELAEKLSHPSNEIKKIYQVELNKPISDEDFDKISNGIELEDGFIKPDELAIVTPDAEVVGIKIHSGKNRIVRRIFESLGYEVMKLDRTTYAGLDKKDLPRSKWRFLTEKEVIRLKYML, from the coding sequence ATGAAAAATAACAGACCAAGAACAGAAGAAAGAGAGAAATCTTTCGCCAAAAAAGAAAACACACGTAGTGGCTTTGGCGAAAAAAGAAGAGAGTTTGATAGTAAGCCTTCGTTTAAGAAAAGAGAAGAAGGTGGAGCTAAGTTTGAGGAGAAAAAAAGACCCTTCGGCGAGAAAAAAACATTTTCAAGCGAACGCTCATTTCAGCGTAAAGATGAAAAACCAGAGCGTAAATCGTTTAGTGGTGAGCGTAACTTCCAACGCCGCGATAATACCGCCGACAGCCAACCAGTTAGAGAAAGAAAAGTATTTTCAGATAGACCTAAAGCATCTAATGATGAACGTCCATTCAAACCGTTCAAGAAAGTAGATGATAGCGGCCGCCCGACCTCAAACGACCGTAAGTTTGCTTTTTCGCCTGATAAGCCTCGTTTTCAGAAAAATGAGCCTTATAAGCCATTCAAAAAAGATAAGCCTAATCGTTTCGAATTAAAAGAAAATCAAGCGAATGCTTCAAAAGGCGATGCTCCAAATTATGACTTAGAGCGTTTGAAGAGTAGACTTCCTGAAAAAGTACAACGCAAAGTACAAAAAGAAGAGAAAGAAGCAGGAAAAGACGAGTTAATCAGATTGAATCGCTATATTTCAAACGCAGGAATCGCCTCACGCCGTGATGCCGATGAGCTTATTGCTTCTGGGCAAATTACCGTAAATGGTAAGGTTGTGAGCGAAATGGGTTATAAAGTAAAACCAACCGATGTTGTAAAATACGGAAAGAAAATCTTGAATCGTGAGAAACTGGTTTATGTTTTATTGAATAAACCGAAAGATTTCATCACGACTACTGAAGACCCAAATGAGCGTAAAACTGTGATGGATTTAGTAAAAAACGCTTGTCCAGAACGTATTTACCCAGTAGGCCGCCTCGATAGAAATACGACGGGTTTATTGTTATTGACCAATGATGGCGAATTGGCTGAAAAGCTTTCGCATCCTTCTAACGAAATCAAGAAAATATACCAAGTAGAGCTAAATAAACCAATCAGCGACGAAGATTTTGATAAAATCTCAAATGGTATTGAGTTGGAAGATGGTTTCATTAAACCTGATGAATTGGCCATTGTAACACCTGATGCAGAGGTAGTAGGAATCAAGATTCATAGTGGTAAAAACCGTATCGTACGTAGAATTTTCGAAAGCTTGGGCTACGAAGTCATGAAACTCGACCGCACCACGTATGCTGGCCTCGATAAAAAAGATTTACCAAGAAGTAAATGGCGTTTTTTGACTGAAAAAGAGGTGATTCGCTTGAAGTATATGCTCTAA